tatttttccagttttcatTCTTTCTACACAACGAATACAATTGGCAGGTCATTGATCGTATCTAGGAGATTTCTGAGTCTGCGCCAAAGGAATGAATTGCCCAGAGACCTTGCAGCCCAGTTGATAGCAACACGTTCATAATTTAGGCTGTTCACTTGGGTGATCCGGAAGTTGctagaagtaaataataaattaggttATGTCTGTTCTTGACTTATGAAGCTTTCATCGTTTCAAGTGACGAGAAGCCTCAAAAGAAGAGGCTGAAACCCTGACTACGAAATCTCTTTCTTTCCACAACCTAGCAACcagttgtttttgttgtactGAAGGTAAAGGAACCTAtgatatttttcttgttaatcaatgtatatttaattaatagttCCTAAGTCATAGTACAGCTTATACCATGCAGTTTATGTTTAGTATATCAAACTTAACTTGATACCAACTAAAATATTTCTTCCCATTGTTGATTAATTtgatctttcttttgttttatacaaaGGTTATTCTGCATTTTGGTTGTAACAATTAAAACGATACATTGTACTTATTTAAAACGTACGAATAATGCAGCGATGCAGTTTGTTTCTTATCAGGTAAATAATTCCCGAACTGCAGAAGTTCAATGTATGGTGTGACCAGTGACAGCTggccaaaataaaatattccatacTGTTAGTGCTAgtacattttctaattttacacAAAATCTGTCGAAGTTGACATATCAATACGACAGAACTAAAACACTGACGAAGTCTTTTCTTTGTTTACTAcgaatttatttaagaaatttaaggATCAATCCTGAGctaaaaaatgcattttattttatcttattccAATTACTTCCCTCCCTTCAAAATTACCATCGTCCTATTTATGACCTTCTTCGTGTAGTTTGTATTTGCTAATGTTCACCTTGCGTGTCTAATGCCTCgcagagaaaaataaaaagatcaTTTTTACAAGGAATTGGTTCTGAGAGCGAGACTAGGAGTTTCAAAATGCTGCTGTAATAACAAAGAATTGGTTTTGGGGACGAGGCTAGTTTGAAAAATGTTAGCCTCGAGATAAACAACTGGTTCTTAGTACGAGGCtagaaatgtttcaaatgttaCTTTTTCATATAATTGTTTTTCGGACAGGGCtagatgtttttaaaatgttactgtcATAACGATGGTTTGTATTTGGGGACGAGGCTAGATACACAACTGGTTCTTAGTACAAGGCTAAAAACGTTAATGTCATTACATAGTTAGTTTAGCGGATGATGCTGTGAATGTTACTGTCATAATAGAGAACTGTTTTTTAGGGCGAAAGTGGATGCTTTAATAATGTTACTATCGTATCTATTAACTGGTTTGCCGGACGAGGATAAATGATTTAACAGTATTACTGTGATAACACGTAACTGATTCTGGGGCGAGGATagatgatttaacaatattactgtGATAGCACGTAACTGATTCTTGGGCGAGGATAGatgatttaacaatgttactgtGATAACACATAACTGATTCTGGGGTGAGGATAGATGATTTAACAAAGTTACTGTGATAAGACGTAACTGATTCTGGGGCGAGGATAGATGATTTAACAGTATTACTGTGATAAGACGTAACTAATTCTGGGGCAAGGATAGATGATTTAACAGTATTACTGTGATAACATGTAACTGATTCTGGGACGAGGATAGATGATTTAACATTGTTACTGTGATAACACGTAACTGATTCTGGGGCGAGGATATatgatttaacaatgttactgtGATAACACGTAACTGATTCTGGGGCGAGGACAGATGATTTAACAGTATTACTGTGATAACACGTAACTGATTCTTGGGCGAGGATAGATGATTTAACAGTATTACTGTGATAACATGTAACTGATTTAGGGGCGAGGATAGatgatttaacaatgttactgtGATAACACGTAACTGATTTTGGGGCGAGGATATATGAGTTAACAATGTGACTCCTCTCCCATTAGTTTGTACTAATTAAAATATTCCagtttcatttcttaatttttaaaataacaaatgcgTGTTTAATTTGTTCTTAAATGTGATTATGAGTGATTTATGAAactcattaaaaatactttgtattttaatacaaatcaAAACGGTTAGGCGTCACTGCGTTTAATTTATTTGACGGTTAATTCGAAACAGTTGTTAACACGTAAGTCACACTAAAGGTCACCGAAAcgcaaataataattttatacagtttattgtaattcataaaacgttttatgttcttttatttcaGGGAAGTGACCCAGCCAATGATTTTCAAATTAGGCAAagaacagttattaatttatagtttcgtAATAAACAATGTAGTTCACTTTTGAAGAACCTTGTGACAAAATCAATTCAAATCGATATGAAGGATGtggtaaagttaaaaaaaaaatgtagtcgATCTACTAAGTATCGATCAAGTAATGATTAGAAAAACGACaatcaatgttatttataaaacgaGCTCAGAAACATCGGATGTTTCAAATAAGGTTTAACATTGGTTTTACCAAAATAACTGAATAATCCTGTTGGTGCACCAATAATTCTGGCTGAAGATGCAAGAAAAGAAGCAGATCGGGATGATAATCAGTGTTTGACAGCAGATTTGAAGTAATGCAATAATATGAGTTCTTCTAACGGACGTGATCTTTCTGGTTCGGGAGACTTGATTCGTTTCGAAGATGATTCTGACAAGAAATTGAAGAGTTCAGAGATAGTTAAACCTGTAAAAAATGGTATTACTGGTTCTCGTAATCAGAAGAAAGATGACAATCATACCGTCCTTTTCTTAGAGAATAACCCTACCATTTCATTGAAACAAGTTAATAAAACTCACGAACAAAAGCATGGGCTTTCTGAGAATCACATATCAGTCGTTAGACCAAATGTTACAATTTTATGGAGTTTTAACGCAGTTCGAGGAAAGGTGACTAACCACTGTATATGGTCAGCTTGTAAAGCTCTGACCTTtggcatattatttattttgttagggACTGGAATGGCCGTTTTAGGATTTTACTCAACTCATCCAAttgaagaaaggaaagaaaacagAACGAAGATTGTAGAAAACTTTAGTCGATCGTATAAACTCACCAGTATGACGTATATAGGTCCGGCGGTTATGGGTGTTGGAGGGATTATAATTGTTGCCACGTGCGTATTGGTCTTTGAAGCGCGTGACACTGCAGCCAAAGTAATCCCTCTTTGGCTGTGGCCAACTCATGACCACAGGATTCTAGCAGTTGGAAGTCATGTGACCAAGAACACAACCTCCTGGGAAGTATTTCATGCTCGGCCGAAGAGCGTAACAGGACGAAATACAGACGCATTTGGTTTCAATACTTCATTGAAAGTATCTAGTAATGACAACCAGACGCAGGTTCTTGACCACTCCGTTCATCCGTGTCTTAATAGGTCGCTGGCTAACTGGTCAGACGATAAGAAAGCGAATTTTCAACGGCTTCAAATGTCACACCTAACTAGGTCTAATCGAAAGAATCCAAAAGGCCAGTGTTTGGACGTGATAGCTGCAAAAAATATTGATAGTGACCATTTACGTGCTCAGTTTTGGAACAGGTCAAAGATTAGATACCAATACGACACAGAGGCGAAGACACTTTCGTGTTATGTGGAGAAAAGTCCACGTAAGTGCACTTCAGAACCAAATATAAATGAAGTCTTTCAATCCACGGATGCTGTTTGGGcagatgaaaatgaaatatttgacatTAAGAGCTCTTTCTTTCCCGGAAAGATGACTCTTCATCCGGTCAATCCCAACCAACAATGTTTGCCTAACGTTCCTCATGCAATTTTAAAAGTTCACAAAGCTAATAGAGTGTCTAATGAAACTGTTCCTATTTGGTCCAAAGGTTCAGATAGGTTCGATTTTAGGCATTTTTACAACACGTTTCAAAAGACGTCAATTGTAGGTGACGCACTCTCTCCGCAGACGAGTCGAAGAAAGTCCTCTCGTCGAAAAGGAAACCGAACCAAAACTAACAGTGACAAAAGAAGGGAAGTAAAAGGGAAACACCAGAAAAAGACGAGAGCAGAGAGCTCTTACCAGGACCACCAGTTGTGCTATAAATCAGCCGACAGGCGTCACTCATTATGGTTAACCAAAAGTCCAATATCCTCGTGCTGTGAGGACTCAAGCAGCCAATCAACGTCTACGGAATATTTGCTTCGGCGGCAGAAGGATAAATCCTCGTTATATGGAAGTTTTCTTAAGATATTTACTAAGAAAATCCGAGAAtactaatgtattttataaacgcAATTTTAGTACTATGACGTAACCGCTAAATACAGTTATATCTTTTTTCCGCTAGATGTCGTTGTTTCTGGTttcttaataaagaaaaacactatATTTGCTATACctactatttaattttttattcgtTTAATACTGTGAAAtgtggtgtttgttttttataaaataaaatgccagatgaaaagataaaacaattttagtaaCTTAAGACTAATGGCCAACTACTGATAAAAAGTAaaggttaaataaaaacaacaatctgTGTTCTAAAGATGGCTGTTATGGAtactgaaacttttattaaaataaagtacagaacaatgtttcgaccttctggAATCATCttctaaagttttaatacccataccagccatctttggaatacatttttacttcaagtaggtttctcgtcatcatgagtgTCATCGTCTGGTGAATCACTGTCGTATCATAAAACGCCAATTAAGGATGTTTTCAATATGTAATTAAGGTCACCatgacaacaaaaataaacaacgtAGGCTTACGTGTTCagtgatattattattttctatgatGTGcagtaatttgaaaatgtttcttttcgtCTTACAAGTTTATCAGTTTGTGAAAGAAACGTTTTTCTTCCCGATGTAATGtcataatattttcaacaaattctGTAATGCATAAATAACCTGGCCGTACAATGAATACTGTACACAGGAAAAGAAATGACAGAAGATAAATCACCAAGATATTTCGTATTTgctgcccctcgctagtacagcggtatgtattcggatttacaacgctaaaatcaggggttcgattccccttggtgggctccgcagatagcccgatgtggctttgttataagaacacacacactcatCCTTATTCGCTGCTGACACTGTAACTAAATCATCCTTCGCTATGACGTCAGCGGCCAGCAATAGTCAGATTATTAAACTTCATAAATTGTGTTGAAAACTGAGCTTATGTGGATTTTCTCTCAGAAAACCCCAAGTGAAGTCTTGTCTAGTATGCGTTATATCAGTCTTTCGGTCGTCCGCCAAACATGCGATAAAGTCTGTGTTCAATGAATGTTTAGATGACTTCCAATAAAGAAGGAATCCATGTTTGACAGTAGAGCGAATATTCAGTCTTTTAATggacaaaatttgtttttttttaagttgtatctCATTCGCTATTTTGTTGTTTGGACCAAAACGAATGTGTAACTGATGACTTCATAATATGTTTATTGTAGATGTTGGGGGGAGGTGTACTACAATCAATGTCTTCGTTTTTCTGCAGCGAAAATGTTTCAGTGTAAGTTTGTGCGCCCCTAGTGATAGCTATGGTTactaataacgctaaaatccggagctGAATTCATGCAGTGGGTAcgatgttaaattattatatattttttttgtattagtaCTTATAAAAATGCcaaaatacagtcatgtgaaaaaattagggcACCCTaattggaattttgcacaaagctactcgagggctatctgtgctagccatccctaatttagcagtgtaagactagagggaaggcagctagtcatcaccacccaccgccaactcttgggctactcttttaccaacgaatagtgggattgactgtcacattataacgcccccacggctgggagggcgagcatgtttggcgcgaccctctgattacgagtcacacgccttacgcgcttggccatgccgggccgtagatatttaatctcgattttaataatactgagagattattggaatataactaaacaattaaaactgaagaaaagactttgagatcttttgtaaatgtaattctacaaaaatgcacattctaactgaggaaaaagttaggacacccccacatttattctcacttaaaatggctcaactcaaacacaggtgtatcacaccaggtgcacatgattagaagattgttactcagcattgtgaatgaggcttgcccaatttaaacctcagacatttagtttggtgtgctcctgactgttgaagggagagtgagcaccatggtgagagcaaatgagttgtctgaggccttcagaaagaaaattgtagcagcttatgagtctggtaagggatttaaaaatatcccaaaatattttgaaatcagccattccactgtccagaaaatagtcaacaagtggtgggctttcaaaacaactgacaACGTGCCCagatctggtcgtccaagcaagttcaccgcgagagcagaccgcaagatgctaaaagagatctccaaacaccctaacatgtcatcactggacctacagcaggctctggctattgttgatgtgaaagtgcatggaataatgttctttggaccgatgagtccaaaattgaattattttgataCCAGaatagaggacatgtttggcgtaaaccaaatacagcattccagggaAAGAACCTCGTACCagctgtgaagcatggaggtggaagtgtcacggtttggggctgctttgctgcagcaggacctggacagctcacaatcatagaatccatcatgaattctactgtgtatcagagggtgcttgaggaacatgtgaaaGCATCTGtgagaaaattaaagctgaagcggaaccggtccctgcaacacgacaatgacccaaaacatactagtaaatccaccaaggactggctgaaaactaagaaatggcgagtcctggaatggccgagtcaaagcccagatctcatttccattgagatgctgtgaggtgacttcaaacgggctgtacatgcaagaaatccctcaaacatctcacatctgaaagaattttgcattgaaaagtagggcaaactttcttcagaccaatgtcagagactggtaaatgactacaagaagcatctcactgcagttatttcagccaaaggggataacactagctattagggggtagggtgttccaactttttcctcagttagaatatgcatttttgtagaattacatttacagaggatcttgaaaagtcttttcttcagttttaattgtttagttatattcctataatttctcagtattgttgaaattgagattaaatatctatatatcccataatgttacaaaactacacagggtttcatagggtgccctaacttCTTCACATGACTGTATCATTGTTTCTGCTAAATTTTCGatctaattaacaaataattttcaacacATGTACGAGGGCTTTTACTGAAGTTcttttgttaaaactgttaacaCATGTACGAGGGCTTTTACTGAAGTTGTtttgttcaaactgttaatacatGTTACGCATTTATTTCAATTGTTAAATCAATTTTAAGGGGCAGAAAAACTTAATATGACCTTTAGCTGAAAATAAAATGGTTAATCGCAATTAGTCAAAACAATGGAAATTATAATGGTGGTAAAGATGGCACCAGTAAAAACATGCTTATCTACATTTGGTTTACTACAAGATcccaattacactgcacaacaatgtttttactaattagtgaatctgtacaggtaaactgattacactgcacaacaatgtttttaataattagtgaatttgtacaggtattctgattacactgcacaacaatgtttttaataattagtgaatttgtacaggtaaactgattacactgcacaacaatgtttttactaattagtgaatttgtacaggtaaactgattacactgcacaacaatgtttttactaattagtgaatttgtacaggtaaactgattacactgcacaataatgtttttactaattagtgaatttgtataggtaaactgattacactgcacaacaatgtttttactaattagtgaatttgtataggtaaactgattacactgcacgacaatgtttttactaatttgtgaatttatacaggtaaactgattacactgcacaacaatgtttttactaattagtgaatttgtacaggtaaactgattacactgcacaataatgtttttactaattagtgaatttgtataGGTAAActggttacactgcacaacaatgtttttactaattagtgaatttgtataggtaaactgattacacttcacaacaatgtttttactaattagtgaatttgtacaggtaaactgattacactgcacaacaatgtttttactaattagtgaatttgtacagataaactgattacactgcagaacaatgtttttactaattttgaatttgtacaggtaaactgattacactgcacaacaatgtttttaataattagtgaatttgtacaggtaaactgattacattgcacaacaatgtttttactaattagtgaatttgtacaggtaaactgattacactgcaaaacaatgtttttactaattttgaatttgtacaggtaaactgtttacactgcacaacaatgtttttacgtttttactaattagtgaatttgtacacgtaaactgattacactgcacaacaatgtttttactaattagtgaatttgtacaggtaaactgattacactgcagaacaatgtttttactaattttgaatttgtacaggtaaactgtttacactgcacaacaatgatTTTACTAATTAGtcaatttgtacaggtaaactgattacattgcacaacaatgtttttactaattagtgaatttgtacaggtaaactgattacactgcagaacaatgtttttactaattttgaatttgtacaggtaaactgtttacactgcacaacaatgtttttactaattagtcaatttgtacaggtaaactgattacactgcactacaatgtttttactaattagtgaatctGTACAGggaaactgattacactgcacaacaatgtttttactaattagtgaatttgtacaggtaaactgattacactgcacgacaatgtttttaataattagtgaatttgtacaggtaaactgattacactgcacaacaatgtttttactaattagtgaatttgtacaggtaaactgattacactgcacaacaatgtttttactaattagtgaatttgtataggtaaactgattacactgcacgacaatgtttttactaatttgtgaatttatacaggtaaactgattacactgcacaacaatgtttttactaattagtgaatttgtacaggtaaactgattacactgcacaataatgtttttactaattagtgaatttgtataGGTAAActggttacactgcacaacaatgtttttactaattagtgaatttgtataGATAAACTGATTACACttcacaaacaatgtttttactaattagtgaatttgtacaggtaaactgattacactgcacaacaatgtttttactaattagtgaatttgtacagataaactgattacactgcagaacaatgtttttactaattttgaatttgtacaggtaaactgattacactgcacaacaatgtttttaataattagtgaatttgtacaggtaaactgattacactgcacaacaatgtttatactaattagtgaatttgtacaggtaaactgattacactgcagaacaatgtttttactaattttgaatttgtacaggtaaactgtttacactgcacaacaatgtttttacgtttttactaattagtgaatttgtacaggtaaactgattacactgcaaaacaatgtttttacaaattttgaatttgtacaggtaaactgtttacactgcacaacaatgtttttacgtttttactaattagtgaatttgtacacgtaaactgattacactgcacaacaatgtttttactaattagtgaatttgtacaggtaaactgattacactgcagaacaatgtttttactaattttgaatttgtacaggtaaactgtttacactgcacaacaatgatTTTACTAATTAGtcaatttgtacaggtaaactgattacattgcacaacaatgtttttactaattagtgaatttgtacaggtaaactgattacactgcagaacaatgtttttactaattttgaatttgtacaggtaaactgtttacactgcacaacaatgtttttactaattagtcaatttgtacaggtaaactgattacactgcactacaatgtttttactaattagtgaatctGTACAGggaaactgattacactgcacaacaatgtttttactaattagtgaatttgtacaggtaaactgattacactgcacgacaatgttttttaataattagtgaatttgtacaggtaaactgattacactgcacaacaatgtttttactaattagtgaatttgtacaggtaaactgattacactgcacaacaatgtttttactaattagtgaatttgtacaggtaaactgattacactgcacaataatgtttttactaattagtgaatttgtataggtaaactgattacactgcacaacaatgtttttactaattagtgaatttgtataggtaaactgattacactgcacgacaatgtttttactaatttgtgaatttatacaggtaaactgattacactgcacaacaatgttttactaattagtgaatttgtacaggtaaactgattacactgcacaataatgttttactaattagtgaatttgtataGGTAAActggttacactgcacaacaatgtttttactaattagtgaatttgtataggtaaactgattacacttcacaacaatgtttttactaattagtgaatttgtacaggtaaactgattacactgcacaacaatgtttttactaattagtgaatttgtacagataaactgattacactgcagaacaatgtttttactaattttgaatttgtacaggtaaactgattacactgcacaacaatgtttttaataattagtgaatttgtacaggtaaactgattacactgcacaacaatgtttatactaattagtgaatttgtgcaggtaaactgattacactgcagaacaatgtttttactaattttgaatttgtacaggtaaactgtttacactgcacaacaatgtttttacgtttttactaattagtgaatttgtacaggtaaactgattacactgcaaaacaatgtttttacaaattttgaatttgtacaggtaaactgtttacact
This genomic window from Tachypleus tridentatus isolate NWPU-2018 chromosome 10, ASM421037v1, whole genome shotgun sequence contains:
- the LOC143229923 gene encoding uncharacterized protein LOC143229923; the encoded protein is MSSSNGRDLSGSGDLIRFEDDSDKKLKSSEIVKPVKNGITGSRNQKKDDNHTVLFLENNPTISLKQVNKTHEQKHGLSENHISVVRPNVTILWSFNAVRGKVTNHCIWSACKALTFGILFILLGTGMAVLGFYSTHPIEERKENRTKIVENFSRSYKLTSMTYIGPAVMGVGGIIIVATCVLVFEARDTAAKVIPLWLWPTHDHRILAVGSHVTKNTTSWEVFHARPKSVTGRNTDAFGFNTSLKVSSNDNQTQVLDHSVHPCLNRSLANWSDDKKANFQRLQMSHLTRSNRKNPKGQCLDVIAAKNIDSDHLRAQFWNRSKIRYQYDTEAKTLSCYVEKSPRKCTSEPNINEVFQSTDAVWADENEIFDIKSSFFPGKMTLHPVNPNQQCLPNVPHAILKVHKANRVSNETVPIWSKGSDRFDFRHFYNTFQKTSIVGDALSPQTSRRKSSRRKGNRTKTNSDKRREVKGKHQKKTRAESSYQDHQLCYKSADRRHSLWLTKSPISSCCEDSSSQSTSTEYLLRRQKDKSSLYGSFLKIFTKKIREY